One Bacillota bacterium DNA window includes the following coding sequences:
- a CDS encoding sodium-translocating pyrophosphatase: protein MPGIATSSVLYTTFAGALALAFVGYLISSVLAKDPGNATMRELSGAIHEGAMAFLKREYTVVFVFLVIVFVILVVGISPYSALAFALGAGASISAGFVGMQISTRANARTAQAATKGFNNALRVAFPGGAVMGMYVVGIGLFTLSLVYYILARLPGQDPFSATELVAGFSMGASFVALFARVGGGIYTKAADVGADLVGKVEKGIPEDDPRNPAVIADLVGDNVGDVAGMGADLYESYVGSIVSAMVIAVATFPTPEAKFKGIVFALGLAAVGIIASVIATFFVRTSETGGDPGAALRTGTFASAALAVVGSFILSRFYYGELNVFWAALLGLLAGVVIGQVAERYTSGKSVENLAKTCLTGPATNIIGGFALSMRSTALPLLFVAVAILVAFAAAGFYGIAVAALGMLSIAGMTVSVDAYGPISDNAGGIAEMAHMPPEVRKITDSLDAAGNTTAAIAKGFAIGSAALTALALFFAYAQAVKLSVMDLLNARVVAGLFVGAMVPYIFAASAMEAVGRAAFKVVEEVRRQFKEIPGLMEGTARAEYARCVDITTAGALREMVVPGLLAVVIPLIVGIALGVDTLGGLLAGSLATGVPLAIQLANAGGAWDNAKKHIEAGNLGGKGTPVHAAAVIGDTVGDPFKDTAGPALNILLKLMTVVALVFAPLIIELNAAITGLFR, encoded by the coding sequence ATGCCGGGTATTGCCACGTCGTCCGTCCTGTACACAACGTTTGCGGGAGCACTTGCGCTAGCGTTCGTCGGCTACCTGATCTCCAGTGTTCTCGCCAAAGATCCGGGCAACGCCACGATGAGAGAGCTCTCCGGCGCCATCCATGAGGGAGCGATGGCGTTTCTGAAGCGGGAGTACACCGTGGTATTCGTGTTCCTCGTGATAGTTTTCGTCATCCTCGTGGTGGGCATAAGCCCGTACAGCGCTCTGGCGTTCGCGCTTGGGGCCGGCGCGTCCATATCAGCGGGCTTCGTAGGCATGCAGATATCCACGCGGGCAAACGCTAGGACTGCCCAGGCAGCCACGAAGGGGTTCAACAACGCCCTGCGCGTGGCGTTTCCCGGCGGGGCTGTCATGGGGATGTACGTGGTCGGCATCGGGTTATTCACGCTATCACTCGTATACTACATATTGGCCAGGCTCCCAGGGCAGGATCCCTTCTCAGCCACGGAACTCGTGGCAGGCTTCAGCATGGGCGCGAGCTTCGTTGCCCTGTTCGCCAGGGTGGGCGGAGGTATCTACACTAAAGCCGCTGATGTGGGAGCCGACCTCGTAGGCAAGGTGGAGAAGGGCATCCCCGAGGATGACCCTCGTAACCCAGCAGTCATCGCCGACTTGGTGGGTGACAACGTGGGTGACGTAGCCGGGATGGGCGCGGACCTCTATGAGTCGTACGTCGGCTCCATAGTGTCGGCCATGGTGATAGCGGTTGCGACGTTCCCCACACCTGAAGCCAAGTTCAAAGGCATAGTGTTTGCTCTGGGGCTCGCGGCGGTAGGAATCATCGCTTCCGTTATCGCGACGTTCTTCGTGAGGACGAGCGAGACCGGCGGAGATCCGGGCGCGGCGCTTCGGACGGGCACGTTCGCCAGCGCGGCACTTGCCGTGGTGGGCTCGTTCATTCTTAGCAGGTTCTATTATGGTGAGCTCAACGTCTTCTGGGCGGCGCTCCTGGGGCTCTTGGCTGGCGTTGTCATCGGGCAGGTAGCGGAGAGGTACACATCTGGGAAGTCCGTCGAGAACCTCGCGAAGACGTGCCTCACCGGACCGGCCACCAACATCATCGGGGGATTCGCCCTCAGCATGAGGAGCACCGCTCTCCCGCTGCTCTTTGTCGCCGTTGCCATCCTGGTCGCCTTCGCCGCGGCGGGCTTCTACGGAATTGCGGTCGCGGCTCTCGGGATGCTCTCTATCGCGGGCATGACGGTGTCGGTCGACGCGTACGGGCCCATATCCGATAACGCCGGTGGCATCGCCGAGATGGCCCACATGCCGCCCGAGGTTCGAAAGATCACCGATTCACTGGACGCCGCCGGGAATACAACGGCGGCCATAGCGAAAGGGTTTGCCATCGGATCCGCCGCTCTCACAGCGCTTGCATTGTTCTTCGCATATGCCCAAGCGGTCAAGCTCTCCGTGATGGATCTTCTGAACGCGAGGGTGGTGGCAGGCCTGTTTGTCGGGGCGATGGTTCCCTACATCTTCGCTGCCAGTGCCATGGAGGCCGTCGGGCGCGCAGCGTTCAAGGTAGTCGAGGAAGTCCGCAGGCAGTTCAAGGAGATACCTGGCCTCATGGAGGGCACGGCGCGCGCGGAATACGCGAGGTGCGTTGACATCACGACCGCGGGCGCGCTGCGAGAGATGGTCGTGCCGGGACTGTTGGCAGTGGTCATACCTCTCATAGTCGGAATAGCCCTGGGTGTGGACACGCTCGGTGGGCTTCTCGCGGGGTCCCTCGCGACCGGCGTGCCGCTGGCAATCCAGCTTGCCAACGCGGGAGGTGCGTGGGACAACGCCAAGAAGCACATCGAGGCCGGGAACCTCGGAGGCAAGGGGACACCGGTCCACGCCGCCGCCGTCATAGGTGACACAGTCGGCGATCCGTTCAAGGATACCGCGGGTCCGGCCCTGAACATCCTTCTCAAACTCATGACCGTGGTCGCTCTCGTCTTTGCACCGCTAATCATCGAGTTGAACGCGGCCATCACGGGGCTGTTCAGGTAG
- a CDS encoding glycoside hydrolase family 31 protein — protein MAKRLELIGSARECGIDERGVIMYTDGARVEVRLIANDLVQVEMRPASPQSADTGIEEVRSRRSCAGTKPSWPQVAATIEDSSDAVWLRTEAVLVRVAKAPVRIDFLRPDGTPICLESPSCGMGWRGTGAGCSKLLDEGDHFYGFGERTGFLDKRGCAMTLWNTDANPHTPSTDSMYVSIPFFMRISRQGAYGVFLDSAARCLFDMGKSSPDEYSFATDEKTFRYYFFAGPDAKGVLRRYTELTGRMNLPPLWALGYHQSRFSYHPQQQVEEVASRFRESGIPCDAIYLDIHYMHGFRVFTFDPEGFRDAPELMRRLAAMGFKVVAIVDPGVKVDPDYAVYREGVSKDCFVKLPGGKVFEASVWPGLVAFPDFTREDVRTWWAAQHRALFDAGVRGIWNDMNEPSCFDTPTKTMPGQALHGEPAEEVPHAQVHNAYANFMSEATCQAFRELLPGVRPFVISRAGHAGIQRHACIWTGDNSSWWQHLMMAVPMCLNLGMSGVSFVGTDVGGFSGDSDPELVARWTQLGAFTPFFRNHTTLGSRPQEPYSLGEPYVSVCRDYIRLRYRLLPYIYTLMRESAQEGIPAMRAMLLEFPEDDKARAAFDQFMLGRDILVAPVYHPGSSCRMVYLPEGDWVDFHTGEKVRGGRCVIADAPLERIPLFYREGAIVPYGREMNYVGEVPQALEIVDVYPSARVPERAFELYVDDGETTDYMSGAFGFVELRYKLTESGGGLPGDPCGAARGFGKALSVTVDAHDERYPCALPLGVIRILGCDAPPSRVVLGGEVLREVSSLSEIRGGRRAYFVDAARHQVYVGVHGIAHGVRIEALWA, from the coding sequence TTGGCAAAGCGTCTCGAACTCATCGGTTCTGCGCGGGAATGCGGAATTGACGAACGCGGCGTCATCATGTATACGGATGGAGCTCGCGTGGAGGTACGACTCATCGCTAACGACCTCGTTCAAGTGGAGATGCGCCCGGCAAGTCCTCAGAGTGCGGACACGGGCATCGAGGAGGTCCGCTCGCGGAGATCGTGCGCCGGCACAAAGCCCTCATGGCCGCAAGTAGCGGCGACAATAGAGGACTCTTCCGACGCCGTGTGGCTTAGGACCGAGGCGGTCCTCGTGCGAGTCGCGAAGGCACCTGTCCGCATCGATTTCCTGAGGCCGGACGGAACGCCGATTTGTCTGGAGAGTCCCAGCTGCGGGATGGGATGGCGCGGCACAGGCGCAGGATGCAGCAAGCTCCTGGACGAAGGCGACCATTTCTACGGGTTCGGGGAGCGCACCGGGTTCCTGGACAAGCGCGGCTGTGCCATGACGCTCTGGAACACCGACGCAAATCCACACACACCCTCGACCGACTCGATGTATGTCTCGATCCCGTTCTTCATGAGGATCTCGCGGCAGGGCGCGTATGGCGTGTTCCTGGACAGCGCCGCTCGATGCTTGTTCGATATGGGCAAGTCGTCGCCTGACGAGTACTCGTTCGCCACGGACGAGAAGACTTTCCGCTACTACTTTTTCGCAGGACCCGACGCGAAAGGCGTCCTGAGACGGTACACCGAGCTTACGGGGCGCATGAACCTGCCGCCGCTCTGGGCGCTCGGGTACCACCAGTCCCGCTTCAGCTACCACCCTCAGCAGCAAGTCGAGGAAGTTGCCTCGCGCTTCCGGGAGAGCGGTATCCCATGCGACGCCATATACCTCGACATCCACTACATGCACGGCTTTCGCGTCTTCACTTTCGACCCGGAGGGATTCCGGGACGCGCCGGAACTCATGAGGCGGCTCGCGGCGATGGGATTCAAGGTCGTTGCGATAGTCGATCCGGGAGTGAAGGTCGACCCGGACTACGCCGTGTATCGGGAAGGCGTTAGCAAGGACTGCTTCGTGAAGTTGCCGGGAGGAAAGGTGTTCGAGGCGAGCGTGTGGCCAGGGCTCGTAGCCTTCCCCGACTTCACCCGCGAGGACGTGCGGACATGGTGGGCAGCGCAGCACAGAGCGCTCTTCGATGCCGGCGTTCGCGGCATATGGAACGACATGAACGAGCCCTCGTGCTTCGACACTCCTACGAAGACCATGCCAGGCCAGGCGCTTCACGGGGAGCCCGCAGAGGAGGTGCCGCACGCCCAGGTCCACAACGCCTACGCCAACTTCATGAGTGAAGCCACGTGCCAGGCGTTCAGAGAGCTGTTGCCAGGCGTGCGCCCGTTCGTCATCAGCAGGGCGGGGCACGCCGGGATACAGCGCCACGCGTGCATCTGGACGGGAGACAACTCGAGTTGGTGGCAGCACCTGATGATGGCGGTTCCCATGTGTCTCAACCTCGGCATGTCAGGTGTATCGTTCGTAGGAACGGACGTCGGGGGCTTTTCCGGTGACAGCGATCCCGAACTCGTAGCAAGATGGACGCAGTTGGGGGCGTTCACGCCCTTCTTCCGCAATCACACCACGCTCGGAAGCCGGCCGCAGGAGCCATATTCGCTTGGAGAGCCGTATGTGTCAGTGTGCCGGGACTACATAAGGCTCAGGTACAGGCTCCTTCCGTACATCTACACGCTCATGCGCGAGTCCGCCCAAGAAGGGATCCCAGCGATGCGAGCCATGTTGCTGGAGTTCCCAGAAGACGACAAGGCCCGCGCGGCCTTCGACCAGTTCATGCTCGGGCGGGACATCCTTGTCGCTCCGGTGTACCATCCAGGTTCTTCGTGTCGAATGGTGTACTTGCCTGAGGGGGACTGGGTGGACTTTCACACAGGAGAGAAGGTGCGGGGTGGACGATGCGTCATAGCTGACGCGCCCCTCGAGCGAATCCCCCTCTTCTACAGGGAAGGAGCGATCGTCCCGTATGGAAGGGAGATGAACTATGTCGGAGAGGTTCCCCAGGCGCTGGAGATCGTCGACGTGTACCCCTCTGCCCGTGTCCCGGAGCGAGCTTTCGAGCTATACGTGGACGACGGCGAAACCACGGACTACATGTCGGGCGCGTTTGGGTTCGTAGAGCTAAGATACAAGCTGACGGAGTCAGGAGGAGGACTCCCGGGCGATCCATGCGGCGCGGCGCGCGGCTTCGGAAAGGCCCTTAGCGTCACCGTGGACGCTCATGACGAACGCTACCCGTGCGCGCTTCCCCTCGGAGTGATCAGGATCTTGGGCTGTGATGCTCCCCCTTCGAGAGTCGTCCTAGGTGGCGAGGTGTTGCGCGAGGTAAGCAGCTTGTCGGAGATACGCGGTGGAAGGCGCGCGTACTTTGTGGACGCGGCGAGACACCAGGTGTACGTCGGCGTGCATGGAATAGCCCACGGCGTGCGCATCGAGGCACTGTGGGCATAG
- a CDS encoding phosphoglycerate kinase, translating to MAKATIRDVDVGRKRVLVRVDFNVPMDASRKITDDTRIKAALPTIKYLVDRGAKVILASHLGRPKGKPTDEFRMDPVARRLSELLEKPVLKLNECVGDEVKATVAAMNPGDVVLLENLRFHAEEEANDEGFSRDLADLADLYVNDAFGTAHRAHASTAGVARFLPAVAGFLMEKEIRIMGKALADPERPFVAILGGAKVRDKVGVVRNLLDKVDTLMIGGGMAYTFLKAKGLEVGQSILEADKIDLAKELMERAETRGVRFLLPSDVVIADRMAEDARTRVVQVDQIPRDWQALDIGPETVTRFSREIAGARTVVWNGPMGVFEMKPFAEGTRGVARALAESKAVTIVGGGDSAAALEEMGFADKVTHVSTGGGASLEFLEGRELPGVAVLKDKA from the coding sequence GTGGCGAAGGCTACCATCAGAGATGTGGATGTAGGTAGAAAGCGCGTCCTGGTTAGGGTGGACTTCAACGTCCCGATGGACGCAAGCCGCAAGATAACGGACGATACCCGTATCAAGGCAGCACTGCCGACTATAAAGTACCTTGTCGACCGCGGGGCCAAGGTGATCCTTGCCTCCCATCTCGGACGTCCCAAGGGCAAGCCTACGGACGAGTTCAGGATGGACCCCGTGGCCAGGAGGCTTTCGGAACTCCTAGAAAAACCCGTACTCAAGCTGAACGAATGCGTGGGCGACGAGGTCAAGGCGACCGTTGCCGCGATGAACCCGGGAGACGTGGTGCTCCTCGAAAACCTCAGGTTTCACGCGGAAGAGGAGGCCAATGACGAGGGGTTCTCGAGGGATCTTGCGGACTTGGCCGACCTCTATGTGAATGACGCCTTTGGAACCGCTCATCGCGCTCACGCGTCAACCGCAGGTGTGGCAAGATTCCTGCCGGCTGTCGCGGGTTTCCTCATGGAGAAGGAGATACGGATCATGGGAAAGGCCCTCGCCGACCCCGAGAGGCCGTTCGTGGCGATATTGGGTGGAGCAAAGGTGAGGGACAAGGTGGGCGTGGTGCGCAACCTCCTCGACAAGGTGGACACGCTAATGATCGGAGGCGGAATGGCGTACACGTTCCTCAAGGCCAAGGGTCTTGAGGTGGGCCAGTCCATCTTAGAGGCCGACAAGATCGATCTCGCCAAGGAGCTCATGGAGAGAGCCGAGACTAGAGGCGTGAGGTTCCTTCTTCCGTCAGACGTGGTCATCGCCGACCGCATGGCCGAGGATGCGAGGACCCGCGTAGTACAGGTGGACCAGATCCCGCGGGACTGGCAGGCGCTTGACATCGGACCCGAGACTGTCACAAGGTTCAGCAGGGAGATCGCAGGCGCGAGGACGGTTGTGTGGAACGGCCCGATGGGTGTGTTCGAGATGAAGCCGTTCGCCGAGGGCACGCGAGGTGTAGCGAGGGCTCTCGCCGAGTCGAAAGCTGTCACCATAGTCGGGGGCGGAGACTCTGCGGCTGCCCTCGAAGAGATGGGCTTCGCCGACAAGGTGACCCACGTCTCCACGGGAGGTGGAGCTTCGCTGGAGTTCCTCGAGGGTAGGGAACTGCCCGGCGTGGCTGTGCTCAAGGACAAGGCGTGA
- the eno gene encoding phosphopyruvate hydratase: protein MTTIVDVYAREILDSRGNPTVEAEVTLADGTVGRAAVPSGASTGTHEALELRDRDEKRYLGKGVQKAVENVNETIGPELEGMDATEQMEIDNIMLELDGTPNKEKLGANAILAVSLACAKAAAESLGLPLYRYIGGTAAHVLPVPLMNILNGGKHADNNVDIQEFMIAPVGGVTFADALRMGAEVFHNLRNVVKKKGMSTAVGDEGGIAPNLGSNEEALELIVRAIETAGYRPGDDVLIALDPAASEMYKDGAYVFEGEGRKRTTAELVDYWKGLAEKYPIISIEDGLAEDDWDGWKLLTDTLGKRVQIVGDDVFVTNTERIERGTRSGVANSVLIKVNQIGTLTETLAAIEMAHRAGYTAVISHRSGETEDVTIAHIAVATNSGQIKTGAPSRTDRVAKYNELLRIEDMLDEAGMFAGRAAFRV from the coding sequence ATGACTACGATCGTGGATGTGTACGCACGGGAGATCCTAGACTCGCGCGGGAATCCCACCGTGGAAGCGGAGGTGACTTTGGCCGACGGCACCGTCGGGAGGGCGGCGGTTCCGTCAGGCGCGTCCACGGGGACTCACGAGGCGCTCGAGCTGCGTGACAGGGACGAGAAGAGGTACCTCGGCAAGGGCGTCCAGAAGGCAGTGGAGAACGTCAACGAGACCATTGGCCCCGAGCTGGAGGGCATGGACGCCACCGAGCAGATGGAGATCGACAACATCATGCTCGAGCTGGATGGTACGCCCAACAAGGAGAAGCTGGGAGCCAACGCCATTCTCGCCGTGTCGCTCGCGTGCGCGAAAGCCGCGGCCGAATCGCTCGGGCTTCCTCTCTACCGATACATCGGAGGTACCGCGGCGCACGTGCTGCCTGTGCCGCTAATGAACATCCTGAACGGCGGCAAGCACGCCGACAACAACGTGGACATCCAGGAGTTCATGATAGCGCCGGTGGGCGGCGTCACGTTCGCGGACGCGCTGCGCATGGGAGCGGAGGTGTTCCACAACCTCCGAAATGTCGTAAAGAAGAAGGGAATGAGCACGGCTGTCGGAGACGAGGGCGGCATTGCCCCGAATCTTGGATCGAACGAAGAAGCCCTCGAGCTCATCGTGCGGGCTATCGAGACCGCCGGTTACAGGCCGGGGGATGACGTGCTCATAGCGCTGGACCCTGCGGCTAGTGAGATGTACAAGGACGGTGCCTATGTATTCGAGGGCGAAGGTCGAAAGCGGACCACTGCTGAGCTGGTAGATTACTGGAAGGGACTCGCCGAGAAGTACCCGATCATATCGATAGAGGACGGGCTTGCCGAGGACGATTGGGACGGCTGGAAGCTGCTCACTGACACGCTCGGCAAGAGGGTCCAGATAGTGGGGGACGACGTGTTCGTGACGAACACCGAGCGAATCGAGCGCGGGACAAGGTCCGGCGTCGCGAACTCGGTCCTCATCAAGGTGAATCAGATCGGGACCCTCACCGAGACGCTGGCGGCCATCGAGATGGCCCACAGAGCTGGTTACACGGCGGTCATATCTCACCGCTCTGGGGAGACAGAGGACGTCACCATAGCCCACATAGCGGTCGCCACGAACAGCGGCCAGATAAAGACGGGAGCGCCGTCGCGCACGGACCGAGTGGCCAAGTACAACGAGCTACTGAGGATAGAGGACATGCTCGACGAGGCCGGGATGTTCGCGGGACGTGCGGCGTTCCGCGTGTGA
- a CDS encoding HDIG domain-containing protein, which produces MSRQDAFELVKRHVKTKNLIKHMLATEAVMKALAEHFGEDAEKWALAGLLHDIDYDETSHDPDRHSLVGGEMLERLGLPGDVVSAVKAHNEVHGIPRETRLDKALYAVDPLTGLLVAAALIHPEKRLSAIDVGFVMNRFKESSFARGANRDQIRSCSELGLSLEGFIGIGLAAMQGIAEELGL; this is translated from the coding sequence ATGTCCAGACAAGACGCGTTTGAACTTGTGAAGAGGCATGTGAAGACCAAGAACCTCATAAAGCACATGCTCGCCACGGAGGCAGTCATGAAGGCACTCGCTGAGCACTTCGGAGAGGACGCGGAAAAGTGGGCGTTGGCGGGCCTCCTTCATGACATAGACTACGACGAGACCTCTCACGACCCTGACCGTCACAGCCTCGTGGGCGGCGAGATGCTCGAGAGGCTGGGACTACCTGGCGACGTAGTGAGCGCTGTCAAGGCGCACAACGAAGTCCACGGGATTCCCCGCGAAACTCGCCTGGACAAGGCGCTCTATGCTGTGGATCCTCTGACCGGGCTTCTCGTGGCGGCGGCTCTCATCCATCCGGAGAAGAGGCTTTCAGCCATAGACGTGGGCTTCGTGATGAACAGGTTCAAGGAGTCGTCGTTCGCACGCGGAGCGAACAGGGACCAGATCAGGAGCTGCTCCGAGCTCGGCCTCTCGCTCGAAGGTTTCATCGGGATCGGGCTTGCGGCCATGCAGGGAATCGCGGAGGAGCTCGGGCTGTAG
- the smpB gene encoding SsrA-binding protein SmpB, whose translation MSEQKIVATNRKAYHDYHIHETYEAGIALTGTEIQSVRRGMVSLRDSFARVEDGEVLLYNMNISPYDHGNRFNHEPLRTRRLLLHKQEIRRLQGKTQERGFTLVPLKVYLRGGLAKVELALAKGKKLYDKREAVAKRDLARETDRAIKERAGRA comes from the coding sequence TTGTCAGAGCAGAAGATCGTCGCGACGAATCGAAAGGCGTATCACGACTATCATATCCATGAGACGTACGAGGCGGGGATAGCCCTCACCGGCACGGAGATCCAATCGGTTCGACGCGGAATGGTGAGCCTTCGCGACAGCTTCGCGAGAGTGGAGGATGGCGAGGTTCTGCTTTATAACATGAACATAAGCCCGTACGATCATGGGAACAGGTTCAACCACGAGCCCCTCCGCACGCGAAGGCTTCTCCTACACAAGCAGGAGATCAGGCGGCTCCAGGGCAAGACCCAAGAGCGCGGCTTCACGCTGGTGCCGCTCAAGGTGTACCTTAGAGGGGGCCTCGCCAAAGTCGAGCTTGCCCTCGCGAAGGGCAAGAAGCTCTACGACAAACGCGAGGCCGTCGCGAAGCGAGATCTCGCGCGTGAGACGGACCGTGCGATCAAGGAAAGAGCCGGGAGAGCGTGA
- the gap gene encoding type I glyceraldehyde-3-phosphate dehydrogenase has translation MAVRVGINGFGRIGRIAYRAALENPAIDIVAVNDLADAKINAHLLKYDSVHGTFRGTVEAKEGEIVVNGKSVKVISEKDPAAIPWKDLGVDIVIESTGVFTNADKAAGHLKGGAKKVIITAPAKGEDLTIVMGVNEKSYDPQKHNIISNASCTTNCLAPVAKVIHENFTIIRGLMTTVHSYTNDQRTLDLMHKDFRRARAAGMSIIPTTTGAAKAVGKVLPELNGKLNGFAMRVPTPNVSVVDLVADVEKPTTAEEVNAALRAASEGALKGILAYTEEPLVSKDFNGDPHSAIVDAMSTMVMDGTMVKVIAWYDNEWAYSVRVVDLVAYIAGKGL, from the coding sequence ATGGCAGTCAGAGTTGGAATCAACGGTTTCGGCAGGATCGGAAGGATAGCGTACCGGGCGGCTTTGGAGAACCCGGCCATCGACATCGTCGCGGTGAACGACCTTGCCGACGCGAAGATCAACGCTCACCTATTGAAATACGATTCGGTGCACGGCACCTTCCGTGGCACTGTGGAAGCGAAAGAGGGAGAGATAGTAGTCAACGGCAAGTCAGTCAAGGTGATATCCGAGAAAGACCCCGCGGCCATACCATGGAAGGATCTGGGTGTGGACATAGTCATCGAGTCCACAGGCGTGTTCACGAACGCCGACAAGGCTGCCGGACACCTCAAGGGCGGGGCGAAGAAGGTCATCATCACGGCTCCCGCCAAGGGTGAGGACCTCACGATAGTGATGGGGGTCAACGAGAAGAGCTACGATCCCCAAAAGCACAACATCATCTCCAACGCGTCCTGCACCACGAACTGTCTTGCCCCGGTCGCCAAGGTCATTCACGAGAACTTCACCATCATCAGGGGGCTTATGACGACAGTTCATTCGTACACCAACGATCAGAGGACTCTGGATCTCATGCACAAAGACTTCCGGCGCGCGCGAGCCGCAGGAATGTCCATCATTCCAACGACGACCGGCGCGGCTAAAGCCGTAGGCAAGGTGCTTCCGGAGCTCAACGGCAAGTTGAACGGTTTTGCGATGCGCGTGCCTACCCCCAACGTGTCTGTGGTAGACCTCGTGGCTGACGTGGAAAAGCCCACGACCGCCGAGGAAGTGAACGCAGCTTTGAGGGCGGCGTCGGAAGGGGCGCTCAAGGGCATTCTTGCTTACACGGAGGAGCCGCTCGTTTCCAAGGACTTCAACGGAGACCCGCACTCCGCGATAGTCGATGCGATGTCCACGATGGTAATGGACGGCACGATGGTCAAGGTCATAGCGTGGTACGACAACGAGTGGGCTTACTCGGTGAGGGTTGTGGACCTCGTGGCCTATATCGCCGGCAAAGGGCTGTGA
- the secG gene encoding preprotein translocase subunit SecG translates to MRTALIVIQFIVSVALIVVVLLQSSKGEGLGSIGGGGQLFFAKNKGWEDLLSKITTVVAVAFLVSSVLLTVVR, encoded by the coding sequence TTGCGAACGGCGCTGATCGTGATCCAGTTCATCGTGTCCGTCGCTCTCATCGTCGTCGTGCTTCTGCAGTCCAGCAAGGGCGAGGGACTCGGATCCATAGGCGGCGGCGGGCAGTTGTTCTTTGCGAAGAACAAGGGTTGGGAGGACCTGCTGAGCAAGATCACCACCGTGGTGGCGGTGGCCTTCCTGGTGTCCTCGGTTCTGCTCACTGTGGTTAGATAG
- the tpiA gene encoding triose-phosphate isomerase → MRRRIIAGNWKMNKTRDEAVDLVEDLKGTLADVGDVEVVVCPPFTALDAVREALRGSNIELGAQNMHWEEEGAYTGEISPLMLRSLGCMYVILGHSERRTYFGETDEAVNRKVKSAMANGLLPIICVGETLEERDAGRTEDVVVRQTKAALSGVKTNGAERIVIAYEPVWAIGTGRTASAEEANRVIHLIRQSVAEVFNERIAQEVRIQYGGSVKPQNIADFLGQPDIDGALVGGASLDSESFAAIVKSR, encoded by the coding sequence TTGCGGCGACGGATAATCGCAGGCAACTGGAAGATGAACAAGACCCGCGATGAGGCGGTGGACCTCGTCGAGGATCTCAAGGGGACTCTTGCCGATGTGGGAGACGTGGAGGTAGTGGTGTGCCCTCCCTTCACCGCCCTCGACGCGGTTCGGGAGGCTCTCCGCGGCAGCAACATCGAGCTCGGAGCGCAGAACATGCACTGGGAGGAGGAGGGGGCGTACACGGGCGAGATATCCCCTCTGATGCTGCGGAGCCTCGGGTGCATGTACGTGATCCTGGGCCATTCCGAGCGCAGGACCTACTTCGGCGAGACGGATGAGGCTGTGAACAGGAAGGTCAAGTCGGCCATGGCAAACGGGCTGCTTCCCATAATCTGCGTAGGCGAGACCCTTGAGGAACGCGACGCAGGCAGGACCGAAGACGTGGTCGTGAGGCAGACGAAAGCTGCCCTGAGCGGCGTGAAGACGAACGGCGCCGAGAGGATCGTAATAGCCTACGAGCCCGTCTGGGCCATCGGCACCGGCCGGACCGCCTCGGCTGAAGAAGCAAACAGGGTGATCCACCTCATCAGGCAGTCGGTGGCCGAGGTCTTCAACGAGAGGATCGCACAAGAGGTTCGAATTCAGTACGGGGGCAGCGTGAAACCCCAGAATATCGCGGACTTCCTCGGTCAGCCCGACATAGACGGCGCCCTCGTCGGAGGGGCGAGTCTCGACTCGGAGAGTTTCGCGGCCATTGTCAAGTCCAGGTGA